One Nicotiana tomentosiformis chromosome 4, ASM39032v3, whole genome shotgun sequence genomic window carries:
- the LOC104120049 gene encoding uncharacterized protein isoform X2 → MLHRAARNAYSWWWASHIRTKQSKWLDQNLQDMEEKVEYVLKIIDEDGESFASRAEMYYRRRPELLNFIEDFFRSYRALAERFDHLSKDLQTANRTIATVYPERVQLSMEDEDGEHFLAAIEPHNESNEPPKSLPAAPKLSVPKVPSFAKRNAKPSRLMSKKGLIKFNVDNATTAAPPTSGLKKSEALQEIDRLQKEILGLQTEKEFIKSSYENGLARYWEIEEHVTEMQTKVSSLQDEFGIGTMIEDDEARTLMTATALNSCQETLARLQEKQKQSVEDVIAEHQKILEVLGKFETLKGKFVSHLPHPQVLSEVNKSSNPDSELKKLNRQVETSETKKYNPEKVHSKVKELQANSATSSMSDLAEKVDELVDKVIYLESALSSQNAYVTRLRAETNELHSHLTKAEEEKGSLVEDSESMSKRIRQLEEELLNVQNLKDYHRQPHLTEASCSFDDLSDKLLNKKQDEDVKDTLLSNKVIGVSAVDKAKQFQAHKATIPGANVLGSSIGISSKDCLKKEGLQAEEGCLKVDQQNLVESHLSNDTQDGQTGVALEANQGVSGVDKAKQFQVHETIIAERNVLGISKGVSTNDGLKKEGLQQPEGCLEDDRQNYAESHSSNDNQDGKRVGTLEANYGVSGVDKAKQIQVHEAVIPGANVLGISKGVSTNDGLKKEGLQQPEGCLEDDQQNYAESHSSNDTQDGKRVGTLEANHGVSGVDKAKQFQVHEEVIPGENVQGISKRVSSKEGLKKEVLQEHERCLEIDWQNFVEGHSINNTQEGQMGGTSEANQGISGVDKEKQFQVHEAITPGANVPGITKGVNSEDGLKKEVLHEQEVCLDVDQKKLVESHLSNDPRDGQMGGTLEANQGSGLTDKEMMTTTTHLVASQGVCVREKLKTDICADQDHSGKAEYTMYVDSNFGNTHNSFQSEDAAANQQNYYKGTEYNVKSPGYDSMISKQIGIGEEAKKQDNLIPFEGKEEKFPKADHHDQDNFTKNGPLEEAADVGIEKGFDRSQHGHVEQRWTNDIANRSDDFPGSAPVNQKKDSKESECITSPGCDAMISKQVRMGEEAKKQDIWDNLIKGKAEKLSISDLQYDHDDLTKTGPAKDAEEVEIEKGFDKSQDVHVTDHGSATRKNVGKVEQTGTNDLADRRDDFPSSIKDKAEKLYKTNHQNLLNDFFQDAPSTDSPDVNMERGFVGSGSFHISNDDLAAKRHVKKEKQARTLDAADTHDHLNMSLEGKEEKLYKSYHQNYTMDCSQNSPLRDSPEVEMEMRFGESDLHVSDNESAIRRDMRMEEQAGTTAITEKSDCLHLPREGKDENSQKSDHLNYQYDLRIRNAADIKMEKAYREREHINISDDFSAIREERTEELAVRDDPHAEMEESNKSLSLSSSNDSAISKDVRMEQQASRINIADKCASSTSEEGKISSDQRSYFNDLLQVSPSGATRDDTSGRGSKEDVHTMNPPRHDSIFFKDTEIQIQKLEYDPLNSENYLDNIHVKGQGSTLQKSTPEKPDQDEGTRASISGSGISIAMNNKGREKVGDDHDVKVAVGSATESLSKLNESKQSDNSLRNMDFRNNIKSEEQNNDFIQVKTDGDFPLSNWHNQLEEHSAKVQVRDIPSTGPDNELEEWESILDNLPSVLRDSKREDLHKDEFPDQGNQEFRTVHNGLYMEQEESRLEDDQPNWRELFLNSLDDREKILLEEYTSVLRNFKGVKKKLNDAEKKRRASHFQYVVQMKVLKNANALKDAQILSLQHRLNLLQSKDVETEFLDKALAHSTDIRQEETIPEETRILRIGGDDGDIKVTDVDETHSFTTVEEKVRMDIDDLLEENIELWLRFSTSFHQIHKFQTSVQDLQAEIKKVKEECNQGTGQPQSLLSGIRPIYRHLREIQTELTLWLDHNAMLKDDLQHRLSSLSNILDVITRLSKSGSKENDPVLNAYQAAKFQGEILNMKQENNKLAGELEVGFECIRKLQDEIRSTLSNLDEELGLKNQQARPRSRIPLRSFLFGVKLKNKRPSIFSCVNPALQKQYSDLTAVPK, encoded by the exons ATGTTACACAGAGCAGCAAGAAATGCATATTCATGGTGGTGGGCTAGCCATATTAGAACAAAGCAGTCAAAATGGCTGGATCAAAACCTCCAAG ATATGGAGGAGAAGGTTGAGTACGTACTCAAAATCATAGACGAGGATGGAGAATCCTTTGCAAGCCGCGCAGAGATGTATTACAGAAGAAGGCCTGAGCTTTTGAACTTCATAGAAGATTTTTTCCGGAGTTACAGAGCTTTGGCAGAGAGATTTGATCATTTATCCAAAGATCTTCAGACTGCTAATCGAACCATTGCTACTGTTTACCCCGAGAGAGTTCAACTGTCGATGGAGGATGAAGATGGCGAACATTTTCTTGCTGCAATAGAACCTCATAATGAATCTAACGAGCCTCCCAAAAGCTTACCAGCCGCGCCAAAGTTAAGTGTCCCAAAAGTTCCTTCTTTTGCCAAACGAAACGCCAAACCTTCAAGATTAATGTCAAAGAAGGGACTGATCAAATTCAATGTTGACAATGCAACTACTGCTGCTCCTCCGACTTCAGGTCTTAAAAAGTCTGAGGCACTCCAGGAAATCGATAGGCTTCAGAAGGAAATTTTGGGACTTCAGACTGAGAAAGAGTTCATTAAGAGCTCATATGAAAATGGGCTAGCGAGGTATTGGGAAATTGAAGAACATGTCACCGAGATGCAAACAAAAGTTAGCAGCTTGCAAGATGAGTTTGGCATTGGCACGATGATTGAGGATGACGAAGCTCGGACATTGATGACTGCCACAGCTCTGAACTCTTGCCAAGAGACCTTGGCTCGGTTGCAGGAAAAGCAGAAGCAATCAGTGGAAGATGTCATCGCTGAGCATCAAAAAATTTTAGAGGTCCTCGGAAAATTTGAGACTCTAAAGGGAAAATTTGTAAGTCACCTGCCACATCCACAAGTCCTCTCTGAAGTAAATAAGTCTTCTAATCCAGATTCGGAATTGAAGAAGTTGAACCGACAAGTGGAAACTTCTGAAACAAAGAAGTATAATCCAGAGAAAGTGCATTCGAAAGTTAAGGAGTTGCAAGCTAATTCTGCCACTTCTTCCATGTCCGATTTGGCAGAGAAGGTTGATGAACTTGTTGATAAAGTCATATATTTGGAAAGCGCTCTCTCTTCCCAGAATGCTTATGTAACTAGATTAAGAGCAGAGACAAATGAACTTCATTCACATCTGACCAAAGCGGAAGAGGAGAAGGGGAGTTTGGTTGAAGATTCAGAGAGCATGAGCAAGAGGATAAGACAACTAGAGGAAGAACTTCTCAATGTTCAGAATCTCAAAGACTATCATCGCCAACCTCATCTTACTGAAGCAAGTTGCAGTTTTGATGATCTCTCTGACAAATTGCTCAataagaagcaagatgaagatgTCAAAGATACTTTGCTATCCAATAAAGTAATCGGTGTTTCAGCTGTCGATAAGGCAAAGCAGTTTCAAGCTCACAAAGCAACCATTCCTGGAGCAAATGTTCTGGGTAGCTCCATAGGTATAAGCAGTAAGGATTGTCTGAAGAAAGAAGGCTTGCAAGCAGAGGAGGGTTGTCTTAAAGTTGACCAGCAAAACCTTGTCGAAAGCCACTTGAGCAATGATACTCAAGATGGACAGACAGGTGTCGCTTTAGAAGCTAACCAGGGTGTTTCAGGTGTCGATAAGGCAAAGCAGTTTCAGGTTCATGAAACGATCATTGCAGAAAGAAATGTTCTAGGTATCTCCAAAGGTGTTAGTACTAACGACGGTCTGAAGAAAGAAGGCTTGCAACAACCGGAAGGTTGTCTTGAAGATGACCGGCAAAATTATGCGGAAAGCCACTCGAGCAACGATAATCAAGATGGAAAGAGGGTTGGCACTTTAGAAGCTAACTACGGAGTTTCAGGTGTCGATAAGGCAAAGCAGATTCAGGTTCATGAAGCAGTCATTCCCGGAGCAAATGTTCTAGGTATCTCCAAAGGTGTTAGTACTAACGACGGTCTGAAGAAAGAAGGCTTGCAACAACCGGAAGGTTGTCTTGAAGATGACCAGCAAAACTATGCGGAAAGCCACTCAAGCAACGATACTCAAGATGGAAAGAGGGTTGGCACTCTAGAAGCTAACCACGGAGTTTCAGGTGTCGATAAGGCAAAGCAGTTTCAGGTTCATGAAGAAGTCATTCCTGGAGAAAATGTTCAAGGTATCTCCAAACGCGTAAGTAGTAAAGAGGGTCTGAAGAAAGAAGTCTTGCAAGAACATGAGCGTTGTCTTGAAATTGACTGGCAAAACTTTGTTGAAGGCCACTCAATCAACAATACTCAAGAGGGACAGATGGGTGGCACGTCAGAAGCTAACCAGGGCATTTCAGGTGTCGACAAGGAAAAGCAGTTTCAGGTTCATGAAGCCATCACTCCTGGAGCAAATGTTCCAGGTATCACCAAAGGTGTAAATAGTGAGGACGGTCTGAAGAAAGAAGTTTTGCATGAACAGGAGGTTTGTCTTGACGTTGACCAGAAAAAGCTTGTTGAAAGCCACTTGAGCAATGATCCTCGAGATGGACAGATGGGTGGCACTTTAGAAGCTAACCAGGGATCAGGGTTGACAGACAAAGAGATGATGACCACTACTACGCATTTGGTGGCATCACAAGGTGTATGTGTGAGGGAGAAATTGAAGACAGACATATGTGCAGATCAAGATCATTCTGGAAAAGCTGAATATACTATGTACGTGGACTCCAACTTTGGTAATACCCATAATAGTTTTCAATCTGAAGATGCTGCTGCCAATCAACAAAACTATTACAAAGGAACTGAATATAATGTCAAATCTCCTGGTTATGACTCTATGATCTCAAAACAAATCGGGATTGGAGAGGAAGCAAAGAAACAAGATAACCTCATCCCATTTGAAGGTAAAGAAGAAAAGTTTCCAAAAGCCGATCATCATGACCAAGACAATTTTACCAAAAATGGTCCTTTGGAGGAAGCAGCAGATGTTGGGATAGAAAAAGGTTTTGACAGAAGTCAACATGGGCATGTCGAACAAAGGTGGACAAATGATATTGCTAACAGAAGTGATGATTTTCCCGGTTCTGCTCCTGTTAATCAGAAGAAGGATTCCAAAGAAAGTGAATGCATCACATCTCCAGGTTGTGATGCAATGATCTCAAAGCAAGTCAGAATGGGAGAGGAAGCAAAGAAACAGGATATTTGGgataacctcatcaaaggtaaagCAGAAAAGCTGTCCATATCCGACCTTCAGTATGATCATGACGATTTAACAAAAACTGGTCCGGCAAAGGATGCAGAAGAAGTTGAGATAGAAAAAGGGTTTGACAAAAGTCAAGACGTGCATGTCACAGACCACGGCTCAGCCACCAGGAAAAATGTCGGGAAGGTCGAGCAAACGGGCACAAATGATCTTGCAGACAGAAGGGATGATTTTCCCAGTTCTATCAAAGATAAAGCAGAAAAGCTTTATAAAACCAACCATCAGAATCTTCTGAATGATTTTTTCCAAGACGCGCCATCAACGGATTCTCCAGATGTCAATATGGAGAGAGGATTTGTTGGAAGTGGAAGCTTTCATATTTCAAACGATGACTTGGCCGCAAAAAGACATGTGAAGAAGGAAAAGCAAGCCAGGACATTAGATGCTGCGGACACGCATGATCATTTGAACATGTCTCTTGAAGGTAAAGAAGAAAAGCTTTACAAAAGCTACCACCAAAATTATACAATGGATTGTTCCCAAAATTCTCCATTGAGGGATTCTCCAGAGGTTGAGATGGAAATGAGGTTTGGTGAAAGTGATCTACATGTTTCAGATAATGAATCCGCCATCAGAAGAGATATGAGAATGGAAGAGCAAGCTGGCACCACAGCTATTACAGAGAAAAGTGATTGTCTGCACCTTCCCCGGGAAGGTAAAGATGAAAATTCTCAGAAATCCGACCATCTGAATTACCAGTATGATCTCCGTATAAGGAATGCTGCCGACATCAAGATGGAGAAGGCATATCGTGAAAGGGAACACATAAATATTTCAGATGATTTCTCAGCTATCAGAGAAGAGAGAACAGAGGAGCTAGCAG TGAGGGACGATCCACATGCAGAGATGGAGGAATCCAACAAAAGTCTGTCTTTGAGTTCATCCAATGATTCAGCTATCTCAAAAGATGTTAGAATGGAACAGCAAGCAAGCAGAATAAACATTGCAGACAAGTGTGCTTCTTCTACAAGCGAAGAGGGAAAAATCTCTTCCGACCAAAGAAGTTATTTCAATGATCTATTGCAGGTTAGTCCATCTGGAGCTACTCGAGATGACACTTCAGGAAGGGGATCCAAGGAAGATGTTCATACAATGAATCCTCCTCGTCATGATTCAATTTTCTTTAAAGACACAGAGATACAAATTCAGAAGCTGGAATATGACCCTCTCAATTCAGAGAATTACCTTGATAACATCCATGTGAAAGGTCAAGGAAGCACTCTTCAGAAGTCCACTCCAGAAAAACCAGACCAAGATGAAGGTACACGAGCATCCATTAGTGGCTCAGGGATCTCAATCGCTATGAACAATAAAGGTAGAGAGAAGGTAGGTGATGATCATGATGTCAAAGTAGCGGTTGGATCTGCCACAGAAAGCCTCTCCAAATTGAATGAAAGCAAGCAATCAGACAATTCTTTAAGAAATATGGATTTCCGGAACAATATCAAGTCAGAGGAGCAAAACAATGATTTCATTCAAGTAAAAACAGATGGCGACTTTCCACTATCCAATTGGCATAACCAACTTGAAGAACATTCAGCAAAGGTCCAAGTGAGAGATATTCCAAGCACTGGCCCCGATAACGAGCTAGAAGAATGGGAAAGTATTTTAGATAATCTTCCATCCGTCTTAAGAGATAGTAAGAGAGAAGACCTACACAAGGATGAATTCCCAGATCAAG GGAATCAAGAGTTCAGGACCGTCCACAATGGGCTCTACATGGAACAAGAAGAATCGAGATTAGAGGATGACCAACCAAACTGGAGAGAGCTGTTCCTAAACAGCTTGGATGACAGAGAGAAGATACTACTTGAGGAGTACACATCAGTCCTTAGAAATTTCAAGGGTGTGAAGAAGAAGCTCAATGATGCGGAGAAGAAAAGGAGAGCGAGCCACTTCCAATATGTTGTGCAGATGAAAGTTTTAAAGAATGCTAATgccttgaaggatgcacagaTTCTGTCGTTACAGCACAGATTGAACTTGCTTCAGTCAAAAGACGTTGAAACAGAGTTCTTGGATAAAGCACTCGCACATTCCACTGACATCAGACAGGAAGAAACTATACCAGAAGAGACAAGAATCTTACGTATTGGGGGGGATGACGGAGACATCAAAGTTACTGATGTCGATGAAACACACTCCTTCACTACTGTTGAAGAGAAAGTACGGATGGACATTGATGATTTGCTGGAGGAAAACATAGAGTTGTGGCTCAGATTTAGCACATCATTTCATCAAATTCATAAGTTTCAAACTTCAGTTCAGGATCTACAAGCTGAAATAAAGAAAGTGAAGGAAGAGTGCAATCAAGGTACAGGTCAGCCACAGTCGCTACTCTCAGGCATCCGCCCAATCTATAGACATCTAAGAGAGATACAAACTGAGTTGACATTGTGGTTGGACCATAATGCAATGCTGAAAGATGACTTACAGCACAGGTTGTCGTCTCTATCTAATATTCTCGATGTGATAACAAGATTGTCAAAGTCAGGGTCTAAAGAGAATGATCCAGTGCTGAATGCCTATCAAGCAGCAAAATTTCAAGGAGAGATTTTAAACATGAAGCAGGAGAACAATAAGCTAGCAGGTGAACTCGAAGTAGGCTTTGAATGTATACGGAAACTCCAAGATGAGATCCGGAGCACATTGTCAAACCTGGACGAAGAACTTGGGCTGAAAAACCAACAAGCAAGGCCTCGATCTAGAATTCCCCTGAGGTCCTTCCTGTTTGGAGTGAAGTTGAAGAATAAGAGGCCGTCCATATTTTCCTGTGTAAATCCAGCATTGCAGAAACAGTACAGCGATTTAACAGCAGTACCAAAATAG